The window ATCTCCATCGTCTTCTTGAACTCTATCTCTCTCCTTTTCTACTTGAGCGCCAACTCCTGCTTGTGAACCTACCAGGTAGCCGATTTGGGTCGCCAGAGCTTTGGCGAGGTTGAAGATGTTCTTATTCTTTTAGGTAAGATTGTATTTCTTATTCTTTTAGGTTTTTTGTCAAGTCTTAATCCTGAAAGCttggcaagattattggttgtactcattattgatatggtgaaagattgttgttgctgCCCATGAACGTAGGCATATATAGCCGGAACACGTTAATTTTTTGGTGCTATATAActtggttatttgttttcgATTTCTGTGTTTGTTCTATTTTTCTCATTCTTAAACACGATAGTCTCAACATAGAGTCATTCCTTGTAGACAAATCACTGATTGATTGACATGCGTAcattaacttttgtttttctaCACTTTATGAATCAATTTGATGCGTCCGACCGTAATTTGCAGTTAGATTGCATCCATCGGGTTAAACACGATATTCTCTACACAAAGTCATTCCTCATAGACAAACCACTGATTGATTGACATGCGTAcattaacttttgtttttctacacttcatgaaTCACTTTGATGCGTTCGACCGTAATTTGCAGTTAGATTGCATCCATCGGGTGCATGTAGGGTCAATTAAAAAACATACTTTTGCttgaccaataaaaaaaaaaagaaaaaaaaacatactttCGTTAGAATAAAATGTTTACAATTTGAAAAATAGCAGATGCTATACGTCTTTACAAATCCACCGTAAAACTACGTTTCCATTATTGACTGTTGATGACGAGGGCACCATCAAAGAAAATGAACACGAATCATAACAGTTACCCACCTCTGCCTGGATAGAAAATCTACTAACTGTAAGATGTGGATCGTCTTGTGCGGGCACGGAAACAAGAAAAAAGCTATCATCTTCTATTTGAATTACTTCGGCTTCTTACGCATTCCCATTCGTGATCTGGCGTATCTGGGATTCTTGTTAAGCAAAACTGGTACAATAAAAACCAACAAATCCGAGGACCGGAAAGGtaaaaagcaaacaaaacaaGAGGCGAGATACTACAGGATACTCTAATCTCATGCCTTCGCCAGTTGTTGAAGAGTAGAGAAATGTGCCTTGCAGACGACTCAGCGCTCCAGTTGAGCAGGCAGTATCCTACAAATATAGGGCAAGGCATATAATTAGAATCACAAAGCACGTCTAGGAGGTTTTGCAATAAGGGAATTTGGACATTATACTGGTAACCAACACTTCTATAAGACTATAACATACCAGCGATAAACTCATACTTCAAACATCAGACACAGAAAGCGACAATAGAACAAACATCAGACACAGAAAGCGACAATGGAACAAACATCAGACACAGAAGGCGACAATAGAAGTATAGGATTACTTTCAATTTCCCAATGTTATCTACAAATGTTAAGCTAAACACGACTCAAATCAATGCTATTTACATCTCACTAAGCTCCCTCTTGGAAAGACCTCATAATTAGTGTTATTTTTAAGTTGGATGATAGCACTAAAAAAGTACCTGAAAATCAACAAAAGCAACTGGAGCTCCACATGTGCTTTGCATCTTCAATTTTATGAACCCAGGGCACctaacaaaaacaattaaaaaaacacCACAATTATTACAGATTATACAGATGAATGTACATGGCAAGAAAGTATAGCTATTAACCTTGAAAACACTTGAATTAGCTCTTGCTCTGTACATGTTGGCCCCAAGTTAGCCACGAAAAGTGTTGGACATGGAGTATTATTTTGTGGAAAATGCTGTGCTGAAGAATTATTCTgccaaagtaaataagagccaACAACATTCACAAATAGATTACATTTCATGCTTATTATGTAACACCTAAGTTGAAGAGAGTGGGATTACAGATGAAAATATGCAAATTGACAAAACACAAAATGATGCACCAAATCCAAGTTCGGAATCCATTATTTAAAATACTGAGGCTACAATGGAAGTTTCTTATATTACAATACAATGTGCAATAGGATGTACTCAATACTATTTTAAGGTACAATGGCCTTTTATTTCCATAAAATAATGTCTTGAAGTGCAGCACTATAGTTAAATGCGCACACTGTGAAACATGGAAGTGATACACAGAAGAGGAGCATGTATTTATCCATTCACAGCCACCCAAAGAGAAACGCAGCCCAAGTAAAAATTTTGGAGAGCAAGATACTCAGTTACGATTACAACTAAAATCTGACTGAACTGCAGCTAAAACCTTCAATatggaaagagaaaaaaagacgGGGGTTGGCCAAAAAAGAAGGTTAATGCCTGACAAGATAAATATGATATTGCTTAAAAGAATGTAACATGTGTATTATGAAAGCAAAAAAAGaatatcaaagaaaatattGCATGACCATCTTCAAGAATTAAAAactgaattgaaaattaaactgCTCTGAAAAATTGAGTACAAGTATTGAAGAGAAACCATACCATGTTTGGGGCTATTGTCTCGTGTACAGCTCTGTCATTGAAGCTGCCATGAATGAATagcaaagaaaacaataaaTGAGTACAAAAAGTTCAATAGATTTACTAATGTGGTTATTTCAGAAAGAAAATACTATACTGCAACTTCATGGAACAGGGCGTCCAGAAACTTCTTTTACCATGCCCTTGGCCTTTCAGCTAGAAGTGATATATTTTAGAATAAACTATGTGCTGATTATTGAGCTAATTGTAGTAACTTCATGTGAAAAAAACGTGTGCTCAAGCAGTGCAGATGACCTTGGTGCAGATGGATAACCAATCATGTTGTAAGCAGAATTACCCATTCCAGGCACGTGAATGCTGCCAACACCTGCTAGTGTCCAAGCGTGCAAAACATGTGCAATGTGAGCTATTAGATCAATGTGTCCTCCATGTGACTAAGTAATAGTTTCTGATCTCAGAGACCAGACAATCATCAAACAGATTATCATCAAGACAATCGATTATACAGAGAAGTAAGTGAGATAGCATAATGTACATCCGGATAATTAATGACATAAACAACTGCAGACAAGGAATTCGCATGGGGTAAATCCCTTAAACAAGCAGTTACAGACAATCCTCTTACCAGAATCAGGAGTTCCCCTAGAATATGACGAACTTCTAGCTCTCTTATCTGAGCTAGGTCTTTCATCATCTGCAAACAACGATTAACAATAGCACAGATTGCAATTCCAATCCAGTTAATactgaaataaaacaaaaggacaaagaaagtgaaaaagcaCAAAGAAATCGACCTGTTCTTGAGCGCTTTGACCTAGAATTAGATTTTGCTAGATCAATATATAGTTTTGATCCCTTCTCAAGATCAAACACCATTCCCTGCAAACAAGGATCATGATCAACAGCTCTCAGTTAatgttttcacatttttcttgTGCGCACCTAAATTTCGCATAAAAAGCGGAAAACCTGCCGACTAAAAAACCTATGCAAACCACTACCAAAGAACCTCCATCATCCACAAATAAATAGGTATAAGTGATTCAACCCTATGCTAGGCTCTTCAGCCAAGTAAATGAAAAGTGGATAAATATTGGCTACATTACCATAATTGTAGATTGCAACCAACTTACAAGTAGAATGATTGTCCGGAAGATAATTTTAAACAGCAAAATACCAATTTATACAATCCGGTTTCCACAGTGTCAACGTGGCGATGCAACCAAATATAGTACAAATACAATGTCTACTCACAGATATCCAAATTTTACATCACCGAATAATGCAAGATACTAACATTCAGCGCATGCATTGCTCCAATGGCAGACTGCTGATCTAAGAACACTGCGAAAGCAAAAGGCTGCATCACCAAAACATCATGTCAGCTAAAAAAACAACTTCCGGATCAATAAAACCAACACATTCAATTCCAATTCAAAATTCCCCAACTTCCCAATCAAAATATCTGAAAATTAAGCattaaatttattgaattcCTATTGGTAACGCTGTACCTGAGACTTTCCGGTGGGGGTTCGGAGGTGGGAGGACTCGTAACCCGGAAACTCGCGGAAGAGGTTGTAGATTTCGCGGGGCTTGACATCTTCTGAGAGACCGGCGACGAATAGGGTTCGGAGCTCGTCGTATGAGGGTTGGGGGATCCGAGGGGCAACGTAGGAAGCGAAAGGTGGTGGCTGTTGAGGGAAGTAGGGCTGAACCAGGTAGTGCTGAGGCGGTGGCGCCAGCACTGGGGGCGGTTGAGGTGGCGGGGGTTGTGGGTGGGAGGTGTAGTCAACCGAGCCTGGTGGTGGAGGCGGTGGCGGGTAATAGGCAGCCATGTCGTCCATTTGAAGCCCCTAGAAAATTTGGGTATCGGTTTTGTGTCTTGTGATATAGTAGCTGCAGTGTCTTAAGTTTCAGAGGTGGGCCGGGCCCCAAATAtgttatatatgtatttttgataaatataatttcttttcttaaataGGGACAAAAGACTCAAACTTGGAAGTGGAGGATTAAATTGGAATCAAACTCATCATTCACATACTTTGAATCTAAAGCATCTCATTTACAAAGTGAAGataaatactattaaaatgttAGTACGGCAGTTTATTTACTCTTTGTCGCAAGAAACAATGTGTGTCCATTTATGGGAGCCACCAAGTTGTTGGTTAACGAGAATTGGGATCAAGCAACGGTCGAGATGGCCGAGCACGCAGCCTGAGTGTGGATATGGATACTTCAGTTTAAAATGGCACAAAAAGGGAAAAGGGTCCTTGCCAGATCTCTTTTTTGGGAATCCTGTGATTGTgaccgttcattgtatatcatgcggtcagtttttgttaaatactatttatatttaattttaaaatttaaattttaaatgatttatgatctcacgatatacaatgaacggtcATGATCACAAAATCACCGGGATCCTCAGGAAAATGATTTGGCGAGGATCATTTTCCcacaaaaagtttaaatttgataaaaataggCGATTAGATATAAATCTTAACGAAAATTGATGAACCGAAAACAATGAGAAGCATCGTCCTGACTAAAACAGCAGCGTGACGCTTGCAATAGCTGCAAGGATACACAACTGATTTAAAGCTCGTTTGgatatacttttaaaatgactgaaagctcttttggtgaaaatgtttttagaaccaatccttagtaaaaatgcaaataaatcctgaaaaaacacttaaagtgcttcctggaagCAACACGTAATTGGTGTttcttgtagaaaacactttaaatacttttgaaatccaaaaacattttctctaaaaacgctttcaatcatttcaaaagcacatccaaagacgaatttgaaccacattattgctaccACATTATGAGGGTATGCTCACTcctccccttaatgtaaataatatcgatcgttaaaaaaaaaaaaaaagcacatccaaacgaaaaattacaaaacGTCTGTCCCAGCTGAACGCGCTTCATTCAGTTTGCCACGAATCTTGTTGCCGACTATTTGCACACAACGCAGCCCCTTCAGTTCATCACCTCACAATAAATTCTATCAAATCCCGATCATCCCGCCATGAGTTTTATCTGCAAAACAGTAGTACTACACGTACCGAAAGTGTTTTTGACTTCCAGGTACCAACTGGTGTGGCCGACCAAATGGTATTACCTTACCGCCCTCTTGGTCGCCTGATGACCACAGATTCGTGGTCACCCTCGTTGGATTTGAGATCAAGGATGAAAGTAAAATAATTCATTCTCCGACCCTGACAACCAGTCCAAGGGAGAGTGAGCATGAAATTCATAGTGAGGGCAAATGCGAACAAATGAAACACCACCGGATCAACTGGTATCATAAAATTTGAGAAACATTTGCTTCATAAATACACGCAATCAAAGCCACAAATGACAACTCTCATAAATCAACACAATCGGCATAGTCTCAACACTTAAGATTGTGTTTCTCATTGACATGACTCATGAGTATCACCGGTCACTCGTACTAGTGTCATTCATTAACACAAGTTAATCCAAATGATAACAGAATATAAATTCAACCTTGTAGAGTACACATGATGCTAACTGAAACTGCTTATTAACTTCCAAACAACAATTTTTGACATAAGCAGTTTTTAACATTAAACAAAAGGCAGCAACTGACAGTTACCAAAGTACCGGGACTTTCTTGGACTAGAAGGCCAATTTTGCATCAGACAAGAGGTGGGTATTGCCTTGACTGCTGCCGAACCCTCTTCTTGTACTCTGTGGCATCCTGCATCAAGCCAAATTGAAGAGTATAAGAACAAGAACTTAAGCAAACATAATTACCTCCAGTTAAATTCATAACAGGTGGTCCACATTTAATCATATTGTCCCATGGCCACCCACCAACAGATGATAGCACAACAATGGCAACCCTTGGGTTGCAGTCACGCAGGGTGAGTTCAGATGCAAATTAATTCCCACTTCCAGGATCAGTGAAGCAGGTGTATATTATAAATAATGAATCATATGTCTAGTGGACGTCCTAATGATATGCATAACCTCAGAAATGTGGGAATCCATGTTTTAATAAAAGCGTTTTAAGACGCACCTAGGCGGTCTTGGAGGACCGGCCGATGATGAACACACCTCTGCCCAATGGGAGTAGGCTATAAAGTCACCTACACGTGTTCGAGGCACGCCAAGATGGCTTAGGCGTTCGACTGGgcgtttgtttggttttttgtttttaactgCCCAAACCCAAAATGATGTCGTCTTGGGCAgggttttttaattaaaacaaaaatcaagGAATTGGAACTTGTCCTCTTCCTCTTCACAGcataaatttgtaattttaagGTTAGGGTTTCTCACCTACagtgaagaattttttttattagattgTTGATTTTTCTTCTACCATTATGCTTTCTCTTTCTTTACATTCATTACATAAACTATAGAGATTTCCCTCAAAGTTTTGTGGTGCAATGGGAAAACACAAAGTTGTTAAGTAGAAGAATACCTGAATGAAGAGGTGATACCCTTCTGTCTGTGCAGGATCAGCAGGATTTGGCTGGTCCAGCAAATCCTGAATGCCCACAAGAATTTGCTTCACAGTTATTGCTGGTCTCCAACCCTAAATATAAGACAAAGAATGCTAAGTACCATGCGATAAAAATCGCACTAAACTCTCCATGCCAAAGAAGTGGCCTCCTTATGTTGAAAGAGTTTAAACAAGAAGAAGGTACTTACACTGTCCTCATTAAGAATCGATAGACAGACAGTTCCAGATGGATATACATTGGGGTGGAAGAAACCTGGCGGGAATTTACACTTCGGAGGCTTGCTAGGGTAGTCTTCACTGAAGTGAAGTGTAAGAGGAAAGAAACCCCCCTCCCAGTCAGTCTGCAACAAAAGATTAGGAAGACAAGTGAATGCCTAAAGAAACATCAAATTTTATTTCCTCACATCTACCGTCCAGTGTCCATTTCAAACTTCactttaaaaataagaaaagtagAACAGTGAAGGCTCCTGCTGTTAATAAATAACCAGAAGGTCTGTTGCATATTGCCTGAAATACAAATCCTTTCCTTGTCGCAATTTCTCTGAAGTAAACAAACCCTTGATATAACTACCGAGAATATACTTAatacaaacatgttgattggACATGAAAACAATAACCAAAACACCTGACTTTGAAAgggataaagaaagaaaaatacaaaataaaaaattgatataAAAACATTGTAGATATTAGAAAAAACCCTCAAAGAAGGCCATTCGTGCTGAGTCTTCCACTAAAATCAACACAAGCTTCTGCATTATGGTACAAAATGTCAGGAGCAAAATATACCAAGAAGATGCATAGTAATTCCATCTCACTggttaataaacaaaaaagcctCGATTCATGCACAAGTGATTTAGCCAAGAGTTAAATAGGATTGAGAACGTCATTATTTCCATCGTAAAGTATGTAAGTGATTTATCCCTACAAATCTTTTAAACGTGTATGAAATGGCTCAAATATTTTGCAACACCATTCAAGTTAACTTATGAATCATTCTCCGTGGACCAGATCCAGCATAAAACATGAATTTGCTCACTAACTGATTAAGAAAAAAAGTAGTTCAAACAAATTTTCATTCCAGTCCATGAACCGGGTAAAAGATGAGAGTGCTCAATATGCAAACTAAATCCAAACCAAATCACGCAAGTAATATTGACACATCAAGTCACGTATGTATTTTCAACAATATATACACTAATGCTCTTCCTTCTTCAGAGAGTTTTGTGTGGCATACATCGAAACCGCGCACTCAATCATGATTTCACCTCATAAATGATACTAATTGAAAATTTAGCAATATAACACCGTACGAAACTGAGTGCCAATACAACATTACCCAACAACTATATAAGCATAAAATGACTAACTTACGGCTTTCCAGGAAAAAACTTTCGGCTACAAAAGTTTTCCGGGAAAGTTTCTGTGGTATGATAAATTAAGCAAAAAGTAAtttctaaaaaatttcaaacaaaattgagggaaaaaaaaaaccatctaatAGTTCATTTCCCTTTTCTCAATAATCCATATGAACTaagaaacccaaaaaattaCACGCAATTTTAAAAAACACATTGAAAcagtaaaaattaaaagtgcAAAATAAGTCAGAGAGCTTACACCGGTCTTGCCAGGAATCGTGCAATGCCACACCATCAAATTAACCGTCCCATCTGGTAAAGTCTCCGGCTTCGCAACAAAACCCTACCACACagaaattaacccaaaaaaataaagaccCAAATCCAGGATTTCACACAGTAATCCGGAGAGATAGAGAGGGAGTGATGGGTGTACGGACGTGAGGGTGGTTCTTCCGCCAGGCCTTGCGCTCCTCCGCTAGACGGCCGCGAGCTATACCTCCAGACATGGCGTCGCTTGTCGGTTTCCGAGTCGTCTCCTTTGGGGGTTTTTTTAAAGAGTGAAAAATCAAAGACTTTTATGGCGGTGCGAAACAGCAAATGGATTGGTTGGGGTGGAAGTCTGGAAGAGGAGTTGCGATTCTCCTTCTCTGGTTTATGGGGCTTCGAATCGATTTTGTAATTTTGCATTATTATAAATGTTTTGGTCCCCAAAGTCAATCAAATtgctattttttaatatttttaatcaaattttttaatacaaaaatatttttttatttattaatcgCCTATTTGTCAATTTGCCTTATGGATGTGTATTTAACTGCCAATTTATctccaaaattttaattttaagcaATTATCTCTCTAAACTTTTCTAATTAGCAATCTTCTTCTTTGAACTCTAATTTCAATTGAATACctttgaatttttataaatagtcaATTTTCTTCTGATgctagattttaaaatttttcattaattttgacCACGTTGATAACACATGACAATTATATAAGgatcaaaaaaccgaaaaattgGATGGATGATGAATCTAACACTAGAGGAGAAATTTCCTATTAGTATTTTAAAGGATAATCGGTTAAAGTTAAAATTCAGAAAAGAATAATTAACTACAAAAGTTTAGAGAAATAGTttgctaaaattaaaatttatgaaaaaaaattgacaagtcTGTATAAATTCGGAAGAAACCTGACAAAtgcctcttttttattttatttttaatttatgttaaattcTCGCGTGAGAACCACGCCGTTATATGTCGTTCACGTGACCCACGCTTTATGTTAAATTCACTGCAGCCTTTTGTACGTATGGTGCCGTAACCAAGGCTCCTACTAGAATGGGCTGGGCCTTGTTATGAACCAAAAGCCCTCTAGCCCAAGATCTTTTTTACCAGTTGCAAATCCTTACATGGGCTCAATGATTGGACTATAATTAAAGGCCtgctacctttttttttttcctgtttccCTTGTACTTCAGGGTGCGATCTGTCCTATTCCATTTAGTTTAGGCCTCAAACTGTAAACATAATTTTGAATCAATGCAACGGACTTGGCTATGGTAAATTGCATATATGATCGTTAGACAATAAATGTATTAAGTAAATGCATGTACTGTATTCAATTCTCAACGCAAAATTATAATTTGGATTGGTTCGGTTTAGTTAGCCATAATTTCTaacattgaataaaaaatttcaagatATGGTGGTTAAGAAGACAGATTAATTGGGTTAATAGACGTACCTTTCATTGTATGGCAAAGAGATATGGAAGGAGATGAAGCCTTCATTAGTACACAACTACattcaaatttgacaaaatcatTACTGCAATGGACACCCGCGGACAAAATAACTAGATTTTAGAGGTTATAATTTGCTTTAATCAATTAGATCAATGTAATCTATACTAATTATCTCACAAAAGATGCAAGAAACTTATAGTTAATAGATCAATGTAATCTAGACTAATTATCTCACTAAAGACGCAAAAAgcttataattaataaattaatagcAGATGACATTGTATCGTAGTAGCGGAAAGCAATCATACATATGTACCCTTATGCCGGTTCGATCTCTGCCGATCCAACAAgcttttgttgttgattttccCAACTATTGCTTAACTAAAAACTACAAAACCTCGCAGATGGCGCTTTATCGTAGTGACATAAAGCAATTATGTCTAAAACTCTTAGTGAGAGTTCGATCTCCACCGATCACTATCTTATTTCAACAACAAACAATTTAACCCATTgacaactaacaatttaattcattaaCACTGTCATTTGTAGAAAAAAATACAGAATCTCAATGACCTGTTTACACACACAACTAAATGCAAACCccttttttcattaaaaaaaggaatattgtttggaaaaaaaataaggagAATAGAATGACAAGAACCGAACCTGTAagataaccatttcattttacCAAGTTCAATGTTAGTCAAATTAgtcaatatttatatatttcgATGCAACAACAAGATGTTATTTGTAACAAGTAGTTTTGTTGGTTGGTTAATTGGTCACATTTTATTCATGAAATGGATTGGGTTGGCATTAGGCTAGATACATCAAAATAATTCTATTAGATCTGATGTACTTATTAGATCTGATAAGTACATTGtgtcaaaattgaaaaattatacGGTTcgaatctttagtattttcttatttattactTGTGTCTACTATTTAGGCAAAATGCCGTCCATATACGATATTTATATTAGTTAATGAAAGAGCCCAATGCAAAAAAATGCACATTGGGCCTTTGAAACAGTTCAAATCGTTTTGATGATAAGAAGTTTGATCTGTTTTACCGAGAAGGCATACGGTTCGAGTCCGTATAgccctaaaacctaaaaataaaaataaaaaataaaaaataactagGTGGTTCTTGCGGAAAAACCACCCAACTAGTAAAGTTTCTTCGAAGTAATTTTTTACCTAGAAAAACTAGGATTTCATGGTGAGTTCTACGGCTTTCTCAATATaggtgtttcaatttgttttctgTGATTTTGGATTTGCAGATGGGTTTTCTGTTCAAATTCctattttgtgattttgggggttttgtttGTACCCTCGGATTCTGCATGTGGGTGTTCAATTAGGCTGCATATGggagtttaatttggttttgtttttcagtTTCAGGGAACCTGATTTTCGTTTTTGGGGCTTTTATATGCAACCTTGGAAGCCATATGTGCTCAAGGTGAGCAGTTTCCGCTTCTCCCTCTGGGGCTTTTGTATTGTAgaaccaatttttttatttttgtatattgTGAAAGTTGAATGCAACACTCTGTTTCGTTTCCATTTAATATATTAATACATAACTCTGTTTTGTCTTCCTTGGTATGAATTACTCCTCCCTCTCtatcttattattattatttttttcccgTTTAATATATTTCTGGAATTTGTGTGTAGAAGTTCTTGAATTTGTTGGTTTTCTATGTTGGATTCTCTTCAATTTTGATTTGCCGTTTAGAACAGTGATGGattccttttttctttgttggggTTT of the Pyrus communis chromosome 1, drPyrComm1.1, whole genome shotgun sequence genome contains:
- the LOC137709385 gene encoding RNA-binding protein L-like isoform X3, which produces MDDMAAYYPPPPPPPGSVDYTSHPQPPPPQPPPVLAPPPQHYLVQPYFPQQPPPFASYVAPRIPQPSYDELRTLFVAGLSEDVKPREIYNLFREFPGYESSHLRTPTGKSQPFAFAVFLDQQSAIGAMHALNGMVFDLEKGSKLYIDLAKSNSRSKRSRTDDERPSSDKRARSSSYSRGTPDSAGVGSIHVPGMGNSAYNMIGYPSAPSFNDRAVHETIAPNMNNSSAQHFPQNNTPCPTLFVANLGPTCTEQELIQVFSRCPGFIKLKMQSTCGAPVAFVDFQDTACSTGALSRLQGTFLYSSTTGEGMRLEYARSRMGMRKKPK
- the LOC137709385 gene encoding RNA-binding protein L-like isoform X2, with product MDDMAAYYPPPPPPPGSVDYTSHPQPPPPQPPPVLAPPPQHYLVQPYFPQQPPPFASYVAPRIPQPSYDELRTLFVAGLSEDVKPREIYNLFREFPGYESSHLRTPTGKSQPFAFAVFLDQQSAIGAMHALNGMVFDLEKGSKLYIDLAKSNSRSKRSRTDDERPSSDKRARSSSYSRGTPDSGVGSIHVPGMGNSAYNMIGYPSAPSFNDRAVHETIAPNMNNSSAQHFPQNNTPCPTLFVANLGPTCTEQELIQVFSRCPGFIKLKMQSTCGAPVAFVDFQDTACSTGALSRLQGTFLYSSTTGEGMRLEYPVVSRLLFCLLFTFPVLGFVGFYCTSFA
- the LOC137709385 gene encoding RNA-binding protein L-like isoform X1; amino-acid sequence: MDDMAAYYPPPPPPPGSVDYTSHPQPPPPQPPPVLAPPPQHYLVQPYFPQQPPPFASYVAPRIPQPSYDELRTLFVAGLSEDVKPREIYNLFREFPGYESSHLRTPTGKSQPFAFAVFLDQQSAIGAMHALNGMVFDLEKGSKLYIDLAKSNSRSKRSRTDDERPSSDKRARSSSYSRGTPDSAGVGSIHVPGMGNSAYNMIGYPSAPSFNDRAVHETIAPNMNNSSAQHFPQNNTPCPTLFVANLGPTCTEQELIQVFSRCPGFIKLKMQSTCGAPVAFVDFQDTACSTGALSRLQGTFLYSSTTGEGMRLEYPVVSRLLFCLLFTFPVLGFVGFYCTSFA
- the LOC137736016 gene encoding SUMO-conjugating enzyme SCE1-like yields the protein MSGGIARGRLAEERKAWRKNHPHGFVAKPETLPDGTVNLMVWHCTIPGKTGTDWEGGFFPLTLHFSEDYPSKPPKCKFPPGFFHPNVYPSGTVCLSILNEDSGWRPAITVKQILVGIQDLLDQPNPADPAQTEGYHLFIQDATEYKKRVRQQSRQYPPLV